One segment of Pleomorphomonas sp. PLEO DNA contains the following:
- a CDS encoding lysophospholipid acyltransferase family protein has translation MDYRKARTQAAFWLEYAGLRAAVALLHLLGVDFASAFMGRLWRWFARFNPRHLRAERNLAFALPELTAVERNSILSEMWENLGRTFAEALLLPEIVDKPERVVVNDKFTADIRALGARGAVFCSLHQGNWELLAIGCAAVGKPVAGVYRSLKNPLAERYFRSRRETAYPAGLVAAGATSVLRLRSIARGGAAIAMMADLPDGTGVRASFFGGPSSLSKLPVTLARHLGLPLVVARCRRTEGVHFCIDGQRIDLSRTDDPDADVAEGTLTLHAIFEDWIRDEPGQWMWATRKWSEAVLRGEARR, from the coding sequence TTGGATTATCGGAAAGCCAGAACGCAAGCAGCCTTTTGGCTCGAATACGCGGGATTGCGCGCGGCGGTTGCTTTGCTACATCTCCTCGGCGTCGACTTCGCGTCGGCGTTCATGGGGCGGCTCTGGCGATGGTTTGCGCGCTTCAATCCTCGCCATCTTCGGGCGGAACGGAATCTTGCCTTTGCCCTGCCGGAATTGACAGCGGTCGAGCGGAATTCGATACTTTCGGAAATGTGGGAAAACCTTGGCCGTACGTTTGCCGAGGCACTTCTCCTGCCGGAAATCGTCGATAAACCCGAACGCGTCGTCGTGAATGACAAGTTCACTGCCGATATTCGCGCTCTTGGAGCCAGAGGTGCAGTGTTCTGCTCGCTGCACCAGGGCAACTGGGAGTTACTGGCGATTGGCTGCGCGGCCGTCGGAAAGCCGGTCGCTGGTGTTTACCGTTCGCTCAAGAACCCGCTTGCAGAAAGATATTTTCGGTCGCGGCGGGAGACGGCCTACCCAGCGGGGCTGGTCGCTGCCGGTGCAACGTCGGTGTTGCGCCTCCGCTCCATTGCCCGTGGAGGCGCAGCCATCGCCATGATGGCTGATCTTCCGGATGGTACGGGCGTCCGTGCTTCGTTTTTCGGCGGTCCCTCGTCTCTTTCGAAACTGCCCGTGACATTGGCCCGCCATCTCGGCCTTCCGTTGGTGGTGGCACGTTGTCGCCGGACGGAAGGAGTTCATTTCTGCATTGATGGCCAAAGGATAGATCTGTCTCGCACCGACGACCCCGATGCCGACGTGGCCGAGGGAACACTCACGTTGCATGCAATATTCGAGGATTGGATTCGCGACGAACCGGGCCAATGGATGTGGGCAACGCGCAAATGGTCGGAAGCCGTTCTCCGGGGTGAAGCCCGAAGGTAA
- a CDS encoding TerC family protein produces MLDLLFNANAWASLLTLTVMEIVLGIDNLVFISVLTSRLPTDAARKARALGLSMALVFRILLLITLSWLIGLTAPVFSLFGHGFSWRDLILLAGGLFLLYKATHEIHAGIEGEEDASGNVVHAAFGATVAQIIAIDIVFSIDSIITAIGMAEHVPVMIVAVVIAMIIMFIASEPISKFIHNHPTTKMLALSFLLLIGVSLVADGVGFHVPRAYIYFAMAFSAGVEMVNILASRRRRKAKA; encoded by the coding sequence ATGCTCGATCTTCTTTTTAATGCCAACGCCTGGGCAAGTCTTCTCACCTTGACGGTGATGGAGATCGTCCTTGGCATCGATAATCTCGTCTTCATTTCGGTGCTCACCAGCCGTCTGCCGACCGACGCCGCACGCAAGGCCCGCGCACTCGGCCTTTCCATGGCACTGGTCTTTCGTATCCTGCTGCTGATTACCCTGTCGTGGTTGATCGGCCTTACGGCGCCGGTGTTCTCTTTATTCGGACATGGCTTCTCCTGGCGAGACCTGATCCTGCTCGCTGGCGGCTTGTTCTTGCTCTACAAGGCAACGCACGAAATCCACGCTGGCATAGAGGGCGAGGAAGACGCCAGCGGCAACGTCGTGCACGCTGCCTTTGGCGCGACGGTCGCCCAAATCATCGCCATCGATATCGTCTTCTCGATCGATAGCATCATCACGGCGATCGGCATGGCCGAGCACGTGCCGGTGATGATCGTCGCCGTCGTCATCGCCATGATCATCATGTTCATTGCGTCCGAGCCGATCTCAAAGTTCATTCACAACCATCCCACCACCAAGATGCTGGCGCTGTCATTTTTGCTGTTGATCGGTGTTTCGCTGGTGGCAGATGGCGTCGGGTTCCACGTGCCGCGTGCCTACATCTACTTTGCCATGGCCTTTTCGGCTGGTGTCGAGATGGTCAACATCCTGGCGAGTCGCAGGCGTCGCAAGGCCAAGG
- a CDS encoding phosphatidylcholine/phosphatidylserine synthase, with translation MTELTLVGRHQNALIALAVHAFTASGIVLAMLAAFAAYNLDWPAFFMWLGLALVVDGVDGPIARKVSVESRLPTFSGAALDFVVDYVTYVFLPALAVATAGFTSIPVALALAGVIVFTSAMYYGDTRMKMKNNAFRGFPVVWNGVVFLYFVFDLNQFAVIGITLALSILTFAPIAFVHPVRVEKWRPVTLAVTLAWFLFAGAALAWKLNPPLGVEIGLALSTTYLAFVAAIQQLIEKFFGVKAA, from the coding sequence ATGACGGAACTGACGCTTGTGGGCAGACATCAGAATGCGTTGATCGCCCTTGCCGTGCATGCCTTTACGGCAAGCGGTATCGTTCTTGCCATGCTCGCGGCGTTTGCCGCCTACAATCTCGACTGGCCAGCCTTCTTCATGTGGCTTGGATTGGCGCTCGTCGTTGATGGCGTCGATGGGCCGATCGCCCGCAAGGTCTCCGTGGAAAGCCGTCTGCCGACCTTCTCCGGCGCCGCGCTCGACTTTGTGGTCGACTACGTCACTTACGTCTTTCTTCCGGCACTTGCCGTCGCGACGGCGGGATTCACATCGATTCCCGTAGCCTTGGCGCTTGCCGGCGTCATCGTCTTCACATCCGCGATGTATTACGGCGACACGCGCATGAAGATGAAAAACAACGCCTTCCGGGGCTTTCCGGTAGTATGGAATGGCGTTGTTTTCCTCTATTTCGTTTTTGATCTCAATCAGTTCGCCGTCATCGGCATCACGCTCGCGTTGTCGATCCTGACGTTTGCCCCGATTGCCTTCGTACACCCGGTGCGCGTCGAAAAGTGGCGGCCGGTGACGCTGGCCGTGACCCTTGCCTGGTTCCTTTTTGCCGGTGCGGCGCTCGCCTGGAAGCTCAATCCACCTCTCGGCGTCGAAATCGGTTTGGCACTCTCCACTACTTATCTGGCGTTCGTGGCGGCGATACAGCAGCTCATCGAGAAATTCTTCGGTGTAAAAGCCGCCTGA
- a CDS encoding DUF2182 domain-containing protein: MPHRFVAVLGNHPRRLTVAAVVVMAALGWLWLAVAVLDGEMSKALMPAMGENLSFGGVMLMFAMWVAMVFAMMLPTAAPTFRAYADNVGIGAVALITGYTTVWLVISLLATAVQVWLIRVGALAPHMAPAGVALSASILIAAGIYQFTPLKWACLVRCRNPRSADIYDGAGAAFRIGVEEGFACLGCCWAIMAVMFAAGLMNLTAMALLGVLMGLEKLVSGVKVTYFLGVLLILAGVILASGLVIG, translated from the coding sequence TTGCCACATCGCTTCGTCGCAGTCCTAGGCAACCATCCCCGTCGCTTGACGGTCGCCGCCGTCGTTGTGATGGCCGCGCTCGGCTGGCTATGGCTGGCCGTCGCCGTTTTAGACGGTGAGATGTCCAAGGCGCTTATGCCGGCAATGGGGGAGAACCTCAGCTTTGGTGGCGTCATGCTGATGTTCGCCATGTGGGTGGCCATGGTGTTCGCCATGATGCTGCCAACGGCGGCTCCCACCTTTCGCGCTTATGCCGATAACGTGGGGATTGGCGCCGTTGCGCTGATCACTGGCTACACGACGGTCTGGCTGGTGATTTCTCTGTTGGCAACAGCCGTTCAGGTCTGGCTCATTCGTGTCGGCGCGCTGGCCCCGCACATGGCGCCCGCCGGCGTGGCATTGTCGGCCTCTATCCTGATCGCCGCCGGCATTTACCAGTTCACCCCGTTGAAATGGGCCTGCCTTGTTCGCTGCCGCAACCCGCGCAGTGCCGACATTTACGATGGGGCAGGGGCGGCTTTTCGGATTGGCGTCGAGGAAGGGTTCGCCTGTCTTGGCTGCTGCTGGGCTATAATGGCGGTCATGTTTGCCGCTGGTTTGATGAATCTTACGGCCATGGCCCTGCTTGGCGTGCTAATGGGGCTGGAAAAGCTCGTTAGCGGCGTAAAAGTCACGTATTTCCTCGGGGTTTTGCTCATTCTTGCCGGTGTCATCTTGGCGAGCGGCCTTGTGATCGGGTAG
- a CDS encoding TadE/TadG family type IV pilus assembly protein, with protein sequence MGIRRFLANRDGNVAIIFLGCLVPLLISIGAAVDYARLADARELMQHSLDATVLALSSEAPKLTSTQLNARAVQLFNVNFPSGKADNVSVSATFTQTNGAVIAASASGTVPMTFLNLAGIASETLSVTSKSAWSSKRLRVALALDNTGSMAYSGKMSALKTATNNLLAQLQSQSTTSGDIYVSIIPFNRDVNIGASNKDATWLYWDGTCINYSSSSCNYGDKLYPYGTDKSKWNGCITDRNKDLDISVSVPDVNNYKTKFYVDQYGSCLSTLTPMTNNWTTLNSAVTAMTSNGSTNQTIGLVWAWQSLQLTSPIAAPAKDSNYEYQDAIILLSDGDNTENRFGGNGSASSSAVDDRMSKVCTAAKAAGVTIYTVLVISGNASVLKSCASSSDDYFNASTANDIITAFGAIGDKLSALRIAQ encoded by the coding sequence ATGGGCATTCGTCGTTTTCTAGCGAACCGAGACGGCAACGTCGCGATCATCTTCCTCGGGTGTCTCGTACCCCTTTTGATCAGTATCGGGGCAGCGGTGGATTATGCGCGGTTGGCGGATGCGCGCGAACTGATGCAACACTCGCTCGACGCTACGGTGCTGGCCCTGTCATCGGAGGCGCCCAAGCTGACTTCTACCCAGCTCAATGCGCGGGCGGTGCAGCTCTTCAACGTCAACTTCCCATCGGGGAAAGCGGATAACGTAAGCGTATCCGCTACCTTCACCCAAACCAACGGAGCCGTCATCGCTGCTTCCGCGAGCGGAACGGTTCCCATGACCTTTTTGAATCTCGCTGGTATCGCCTCGGAGACTCTGTCCGTCACATCCAAGTCGGCTTGGTCGTCAAAGCGATTGCGCGTAGCTCTCGCTCTCGACAATACGGGGTCCATGGCTTACTCGGGCAAGATGTCGGCTCTCAAAACAGCCACCAACAACCTGCTTGCCCAGCTACAGTCGCAGTCAACGACCAGTGGCGACATTTATGTATCCATCATTCCGTTCAATCGTGATGTCAACATTGGCGCATCTAACAAGGATGCGACTTGGCTTTACTGGGATGGGACTTGCATTAATTATAGCTCAAGTTCTTGTAATTATGGAGACAAGCTATATCCATATGGTACAGACAAATCGAAGTGGAATGGATGCATTACAGACCGAAATAAGGATCTGGACATTTCGGTATCTGTTCCGGACGTTAATAATTATAAGACAAAATTTTATGTCGATCAGTATGGTAGCTGCCTTTCCACGCTGACACCAATGACAAATAACTGGACAACGTTGAACTCCGCAGTGACTGCCATGACTTCAAACGGGTCAACCAATCAAACAATTGGTTTGGTCTGGGCTTGGCAATCACTACAATTGACTTCGCCGATCGCTGCTCCGGCCAAGGACTCTAACTACGAGTACCAGGATGCGATTATCCTGCTATCGGATGGCGACAATACTGAGAACCGGTTTGGAGGCAACGGCAGCGCCAGTTCGTCTGCAGTCGACGATCGGATGTCGAAGGTCTGCACGGCTGCCAAGGCAGCGGGTGTAACCATCTACACCGTTCTGGTTATCTCTGGGAATGCATCCGTGCTGAAATCCTGTGCCAGTTCCAGCGACGACTATTTCAACGCCTCCACTGCCAACGACATCATCACGGCCTTCGGTGCCATTGGTGACAAGCTCTCGGCACTTCGCATCGCCCAATAA
- a CDS encoding OmpA family protein, protein MGQSVGQKAGNIRDIQRDRRVISDDNGVRVTVEPGGRVIVQSGEEAVIRHDDRGRFDRGGRDYSERPTRDGGREVTVVTRDGGEVRTIYDENGMMIRRERQDRDGGVYVLFDNRSFGPGPVDEPAWQPVVRLPPPPAYDVPRDRYRVEMRSAPPLYVEQALTAPPLVEVQPEYTLDQVIYSPDLRERVRSVDLDSITFPSGAWVVEQNQVPNLEAVARGIDAALRSNANEVFLVEGYTDAVGSVVDNLSLSDRRAEAVANVLTDHYGIPPENLVTQGYGESYLKIQTEGPERANRRVMVRRITPLLSTKGQQ, encoded by the coding sequence ATGGGTCAGAGTGTTGGCCAGAAAGCTGGGAACATCCGAGACATCCAGCGCGACCGCCGGGTGATCAGCGACGACAACGGTGTTCGCGTGACGGTGGAACCGGGTGGCCGCGTCATCGTCCAAAGTGGCGAAGAGGCAGTCATCCGCCATGACGATCGCGGTCGTTTCGATCGCGGTGGTCGCGATTATAGCGAGCGCCCGACCCGCGATGGTGGCCGCGAGGTGACTGTCGTCACTCGCGATGGCGGCGAGGTACGGACCATCTACGATGAAAACGGCATGATGATCCGACGCGAACGGCAGGATCGCGATGGCGGCGTCTACGTCCTGTTCGACAACCGAAGCTTTGGCCCAGGCCCGGTGGACGAGCCGGCGTGGCAGCCCGTCGTTCGCTTGCCGCCTCCGCCGGCTTACGACGTACCGCGCGATCGCTATCGTGTAGAAATGCGGTCTGCCCCGCCGCTTTATGTTGAGCAGGCCCTCACTGCGCCGCCTCTCGTCGAGGTACAGCCGGAATACACGCTTGATCAGGTCATCTATAGTCCCGACCTGCGCGAGCGGGTCAGATCCGTCGACCTCGACAGTATCACTTTCCCAAGCGGCGCTTGGGTGGTGGAACAGAATCAGGTTCCCAACCTTGAGGCTGTTGCGCGTGGTATCGACGCGGCTCTGCGTAGCAATGCCAACGAGGTTTTCCTTGTTGAGGGCTATACGGATGCCGTCGGCTCGGTGGTGGATAATCTGTCGTTGTCCGATCGTCGTGCCGAAGCGGTCGCCAATGTATTGACCGATCACTATGGCATTCCGCCCGAGAACCTTGTCACGCAGGGGTACGGCGAGAGCTATCTGAAGATCCAGACCGAGGGCCCGGAACGCGCCAATCGCCGTGTGATGGTGCGTCGCATCACGCCGCTGCTCTCCACCAAGGGTCAGCAGTGA